The following proteins come from a genomic window of Nostoc sp. TCL26-01:
- a CDS encoding circadian clock KaiB family protein, whose amino-acid sequence MTKTTPDDLTIPRLYKGIALFTPGGDLIYCIDPHKQGRWHSHLCGALQEILDLPEPPHFLVPCYTATIDHWLDHQTQQVRTFAEAYPAVLKHQVILNAIFNTGDLVWQPAPWEDGLCDRMVLGTYRAAFPQLWEDHDLIVNLDLSEQITKYHPPVKTVAKAPLKTYVLRLFVAGHSANTERILQNLHELLERSLGYPYTMKVVDVLTNPEQAEIDQVSATPTLVKVWPLPIRRLVGDLDNAGKILQMLGAIDKV is encoded by the coding sequence GTGACTAAAACTACTCCAGATGACTTAACGATACCTCGGTTGTATAAAGGTATTGCCTTGTTTACACCAGGAGGTGATTTAATTTATTGCATCGACCCTCATAAGCAGGGTCGATGGCATTCTCATTTGTGTGGTGCGTTGCAGGAAATTTTGGATTTACCAGAACCACCGCATTTTTTAGTTCCTTGTTACACAGCGACTATTGACCACTGGTTAGATCATCAAACTCAGCAGGTAAGAACTTTTGCGGAAGCGTATCCCGCAGTGCTTAAACATCAAGTCATACTCAACGCTATTTTTAATACGGGTGATTTGGTTTGGCAACCAGCCCCGTGGGAAGATGGTTTGTGCGATCGCATGGTTTTAGGAACCTATCGTGCTGCATTTCCGCAATTATGGGAAGATCATGACTTAATTGTGAATTTAGACCTTTCCGAACAGATAACAAAATATCATCCACCAGTCAAAACAGTTGCCAAAGCGCCACTTAAAACCTATGTTTTGCGTTTGTTTGTGGCTGGACATAGTGCCAATACAGAACGTATTTTGCAAAATTTGCATGAATTGTTGGAGCGATCGCTCGGATATCCTTATACTATGAAGGTGGTGGATGTGTTAACTAATCCAGAACAGGCAGAAATTGATCAAGTTTCCGCAACTCCCACCCTGGTTAAAGTCTGGCCTCTACCGATTCGGCGGTTGGTTGGCGATTTAGATAATGCAGGTAAAATCTTACAAATGTTGGGAGCTATAGACAAAGTTTAA
- the dnaK gene encoding molecular chaperone DnaK — MAKVVGIDLGTTNSCVAVMEGGKPTVIANAEGFRTTPSVVAFAKNGDTLVGQIAKRQAVMNPENTFYSVKRFIGRRYDEVTNEATEVSYKVLSSGGNVKLDSPGAGKQFAPEEISAKVLRKLVEDASKYLGETVTQAVITVPAYFNDSQRQATKDAGKIAGIEVLRIINEPTAASLAYGFDKKSNETILVFDLGGGTFDVSILEVGDGVFEVLATSGDTHLGGDDFDKKIVDYLAEQFRKDEGIDLRKDRQALQRLTEAAEKAKIELSSVTQAEINLPFITATQDGPKHLDMTLTRAKFEELCSDLIDRSRIPVEQALRDAKLSKNDIDEVVLVGGSTRIPAVQQLVKSLLGKDPNQTVNPDEVVAVGAAIQAGVLAGDVTGILLLDVTPLSLGVETLGGVMTKIIPRNTTIPTKKSEVFSTAVDGQTNVEIHVLQGEREFANDNKSLGTFRLDGIPPAPRGVPQIEVTFDIDANGILNVTAKDKGTGKEQSISITGASTLDKSDVDRMVREAEQNASSDKDRREKIERKNQADSLAYQAEKQLQELGDKVPEADKTKVEGLVKELREAVAKEDDEQIKKLTPELQQALFAVGSNIYQQAGGGAAPGAAPQDGGTSTSSDGGDDVIDADFTETK, encoded by the coding sequence ATGGCAAAAGTAGTTGGAATTGACTTAGGTACAACTAACTCCTGCGTCGCAGTAATGGAAGGTGGTAAACCCACAGTAATCGCTAACGCAGAGGGTTTCCGCACAACACCGTCGGTGGTGGCATTTGCGAAAAATGGCGACACCTTGGTAGGACAAATTGCCAAGCGCCAAGCGGTAATGAACCCAGAAAACACTTTCTACTCTGTGAAACGCTTTATTGGTCGTCGCTATGATGAGGTCACCAACGAAGCTACAGAAGTTTCCTATAAAGTGTTGAGTAGCGGTGGTAACGTCAAGCTAGACTCTCCAGGCGCAGGCAAGCAATTTGCTCCCGAAGAAATTTCTGCGAAAGTTCTGCGTAAATTAGTAGAAGACGCTAGTAAATATCTGGGCGAAACTGTCACTCAAGCCGTTATCACCGTTCCCGCATACTTCAATGACTCCCAACGCCAAGCCACCAAAGATGCTGGTAAAATCGCGGGGATTGAAGTCTTACGGATTATCAACGAACCTACAGCCGCTTCCTTGGCATATGGTTTTGATAAAAAGAGCAATGAAACCATCCTTGTATTTGACCTTGGTGGCGGTACATTCGACGTATCTATCTTGGAAGTAGGCGACGGCGTATTTGAAGTACTAGCAACCTCTGGTGATACTCACCTTGGTGGTGACGACTTTGATAAAAAAATCGTTGATTACCTAGCTGAACAGTTTAGGAAAGACGAAGGTATCGACCTGCGTAAAGATAGACAAGCACTGCAACGTCTGACTGAAGCTGCGGAAAAAGCCAAGATTGAGCTTTCCAGCGTTACCCAAGCGGAAATCAACCTACCATTTATCACCGCTACCCAGGATGGCCCCAAGCACCTGGATATGACCTTGACTCGTGCCAAGTTTGAAGAACTGTGTTCTGACTTGATTGACCGTTCTCGCATCCCTGTAGAACAAGCGTTGCGTGATGCCAAGTTAAGCAAGAATGATATTGATGAAGTTGTGTTAGTGGGTGGTTCTACTCGTATCCCCGCCGTACAACAACTAGTTAAAAGTCTCTTGGGTAAAGATCCCAACCAAACCGTTAACCCTGATGAAGTTGTCGCAGTTGGTGCAGCAATTCAAGCGGGTGTATTGGCTGGTGATGTTACAGGTATCTTGTTGTTAGACGTAACACCCCTATCCTTGGGTGTGGAAACCTTGGGTGGTGTGATGACCAAGATTATTCCTCGCAACACCACAATTCCTACCAAGAAATCAGAAGTATTCTCCACCGCCGTGGATGGTCAAACCAACGTAGAAATCCACGTCCTGCAAGGTGAAAGAGAATTCGCTAACGATAACAAGAGTTTAGGAACCTTCCGCCTCGATGGTATCCCTCCCGCACCCAGAGGTGTACCACAAATTGAAGTCACCTTCGACATCGACGCTAACGGTATCCTCAATGTCACTGCGAAAGACAAGGGTACTGGTAAGGAACAATCCATCAGTATTACTGGTGCTTCCACTCTTGACAAATCCGACGTTGACCGCATGGTGCGAGAAGCTGAACAAAATGCTTCCTCTGACAAAGACCGTCGTGAGAAAATCGAACGCAAGAACCAAGCCGATTCTTTGGCATACCAAGCCGAGAAGCAGTTACAAGAGTTGGGTGATAAAGTTCCAGAAGCCGATAAGACCAAAGTTGAAGGTTTGGTAAAAGAACTGCGGGAAGCTGTAGCCAAGGAAGACGACGAGCAAATCAAGAAGTTGACTCCCGAACTACAACAAGCATTGTTCGCCGTTGGTAGCAACATCTATCAACAAGCCGGTGGTGGTGCTGCGCCTGGTGCTGCTCCTCAAGATGGTGGTACTTCTACATCCTCTGATGGCGGTGATGATGTGATTGATGCTGATTTCACTGAAACCAAGTAA
- a CDS encoding type II toxin-antitoxin system VapB family antitoxin: MKLKTVQASTRILLRLDQQKFRWNIGSKWRWETMVNNLEIDDTLIQQALMLGGHQTEQAVVEEALQEYVQRRKQLKILELFGEIDYDADYDYKQQRQAG, encoded by the coding sequence ATGAAATTAAAGACTGTGCAAGCTTCTACCAGAATTTTGCTCAGACTTGATCAGCAAAAATTCAGATGGAATATTGGAAGTAAGTGGAGATGGGAAACTATGGTGAATAATCTCGAAATTGATGACACATTGATCCAACAAGCATTAATGCTGGGCGGACATCAAACTGAGCAAGCAGTTGTTGAAGAAGCGTTGCAGGAATATGTGCAGCGACGCAAACAATTAAAAATTTTGGAACTGTTTGGTGAAATCGACTATGATGCAGACTACGACTATAAACAGCAACGGCAAGCAGGATGA